TAGTTTTATAATCATAAGCTGTCCCACAGGCATCAATTTTCGTTTTTTCTCTTACAAATAAATAAGACATATCTGTAATAGCTGAGGTATCTATATCACTAAGATAAATACTTTCATTTTCAATTAACTCTTGAAGTTCATCTTTTGTTTTTGGATGATATTTAAAATCTTTTGAACTAGAAGATATTGTAAATAGTAACATCAACAGTAATAACAATACTTTTTTCATTTTTCACCTTTCCTTTCTATTTTTTTTCTATCTTTCCCACATATCTATATATAGTTGTAGGAGAACAAAATAATTTTTTTGCTACAAAATTAATTGCATCTTTTAAATTAAAAAGTCCTTTTTCATAAAGAGCCTCTACAATAGTTTCTCTTTCTTTTTTAGTCAATCTTTCCAAAGGATAATTAAATTTTAAATTAACCTCATAGAATATTTTTTCCATTAAAGTTTCTATATTATCACTTGAATTTTCTTCATCATTTTGATTTTTATTTTCATCTAACAAAACATTATATGAAACATCTGATAAATAGTTTTTTACAAACATATCTGGATGAATTATTCTCAATATTTGACAATTTATTTCATGAAATTTACTATCATCAAAGTTGATACATAACATTCCAATAATTTTTTGATTTTCTTTAATAAACATACTAGAAGAACGAACTTTTTTCCCATTTTTTAATAATACTGTATGATTTACCATACCTTCCTCATTATGATAAGACTTATTTTTTAAAATATTTAAAGTTTCACTTGAAATTGAATCTTCTAATGTTCTATTACTAATCTCACCATTAGCTATAGCTATCATTTTAATTTCTTCTCCCTTTATTTCATGTAAAACAATTTCAAAGGAAGGACCTAATGTCTTTCCTAAAAAATTTACTAATATTTTATATTGATTTAACAATTCATTTTTCATTTTCTACCTCACCTATAATACAAAAAATTTTATAAAATTTTATTGACAATATTTTATCATAGTGCTAAAATATTTTCAATTAGAGAATAATATTTATTTTTATTATGAAATATATTTTTTCAGTATAATTTTTTCGTTTTAAAGATTAAAGTATTATTAAATATAAAAGAGTGCTGTCCGCTAATCATTTATTGACAACCGGGGTACTATATAATTTAGGAGGTCTATTATGAAAGAATATTTACTTAATGTTCCAGTACCACGCTCTTTTTCTTATGTTAAACGTAACATCCCTGAAGTGACAGTTGAACAAAGGGAACGTGCTTTAAAAGCAACTCACTACAATGAATTTGCTTTCCCTGCTGGTATGCTAACAGTTGATATGTTATCAGATTCAGGAACTACTGCTATGACAGACCAACAATGGTCTGCTATGTTTTTAGGTGATGAAGCCTATGGAAGAAACAAAGGATATTATGTATTACTAGATGCAATGAGAGATTGTTTTGAAAGAGGAGATAATCAAAAAAAGATTATTAACTTAGTCCGTACTGACTGCCAAGACATAGAAAAAATGATGAATGAAATGTATCTATGTGAATATGAAGGTGGACTTTTTAATGGGGGAGCTGCTCAACTTGAAAGACCTAATGCTTTCTTAATGCCACAAGGTCGTGCAGCAGAATCCATCCTATTTGAAATAGTTCGTAAGATACTTGCTGCCCGTGAACCAGGAAAAGTATTTACTATCCCATCTAATGGTCACTTTGATACAACAGAAGGAAATATAAAACAAATGGGATCTGTTCCTCGTAATTTATATAATAGAGAATTATTATATGAAATTCCAAAAGGTGGTCGTTATGACAAAAATCCTTTTAAAGGAGATATGGATATCAACAAACTTCAAAAACTTATCGATGCTGTTGGAGTAGAAAATATCCCTATGATTTACACAACAGTAACTAACAACACTATTTGTGGACAAGCAGTATCTATGAAAAGTATTCGTGAAACTGCTAAAATTGCTCATAAATATGAAATCCCATTTATGTTGGATGCTGCAAGATGGGCAGAAAATTGCTATTTCATAAAAATGAATGAAGAAGGATATAGAAATAAATCTATTGCAGAAATTGCAAAAGAAATGTTCTCATATTGTGATGGATTTACAGCTTCTCTAAAAAAAGATGGACATGCTAATATGGGAGGAATTTTAGCTTTCCGTGATAAAGGATATTTCTGGAAAAAATTCTCTGATTTCAATGAAGATGGAACAGTTAAAACAGATGTAGGTATCTTATTAAAAGTTAAACAAATATCTTCTTATGGTAATGACTCTTATGGAAGTATGTCAGGTCGTGATATTATGGCACTTGCTGCTGGACTTTATGAATGTTGCAACTTCAACTATTTACAAGAAAGAGTTGAACAATGTAATTATCTAGCAGAAGGATTCTATAAAGCAGGAGTTAAAGGTGTTGTTCTACCAGCAGGAGGACATGGGGTTTATATCAATATGGATGAATTCTTTGATGGAAAAAGAGGACATGAAAGTTTTGCTGGAGAAGGATTTAGTCTAGAACTTATTAGACGTTATGGAATTCGTGTTTCTGAATTAGGTGATTATTCTATGGAATATGATTTAAAAACTCCTGAACAAAAGGCAGAAGTTGTAAATGTTGTAAGATTTGCAATAAATAGAAGTGTTTATTCTCAAGAACACCTTGACTATGTTATTGCAGCTGTAAAAGCTCTTTATGAAGATAGAGAAAATATCCCTAACATGAGAATCGTTTCTGGTCATAATTTACCTATGAGACATTTCCATGCTTTCTTGGAACCTTATCCAAATGAAGAAAAATAAAATTTAAAAATTGAATATTTTTTGATAAAAGTTAGCTGTTGCATTTTTAATTATTTACCCCTCTTTAATATATAAAATAAATTTGCAACAGCTCTTTTAAATTAAGGCTTTTAAAGGAGGAATTTATGAGTGCTATTGAAAAGCGTGATGGTTTTACTACAAAATGGGGCTTCATCTTAGCTTGTATTGGTTCTGCTGTTGGGATGGGTAATATATGGAGATTTCCTGTTCTAGTTTCTGAACTGGGTGGAATGACTTTCTTAATTCCTTATTTTATTTTTGTAATTCTTATTGGTTCAACTGGGGTTATAGAAGAATTTGCCTTAGGCCGTGCAGCTGGTGCTGGTCCTGTTGGAGCATTTGGAATGTGTACTGAAATGAGAGGAAATAGAAATATAGGAGAAAAAATAGGAATAATCCCTATCTTAGGCTCTTTATCTCTTGCAATAGGATATTCTTGTGTAATGGGCTGGGTTTTTAAATATGCTTGGATGTCAATTAATGGCTCTATGTATGCTATGCAATCAAATATGGAAGTAATAGGTTCTACCTTTGGGCAAACTGCTTCTGCATGGGGAGCTAATTTTTGGATTATAATTGCATTAATAGCAAGTTTTATTATTATGTCAATGGGAGTTTCTGGTGGTATAGAAAAAGCAAATAAAATTATGATGCCTATATTATTTATTTTATTTGTTTTACTAGGAATATATATAGTATTTCAACCTGGCTCTTCTAATGGTTATAAATATATTTTTACTGTAAATTTTGAAGGACTTTTGAATCCAAAAATTTGGATTTTTGCTTTTGGACAAGCGTTCTTTTCTCTTTCAGTTGCAGGACATGGTTCTGTTATCTATGGTTCATATTTAAGTAAAACTGAAGATATCCCTAACTCTGCTAGAAATGTTGCCTTATTTGACACTTTGGCTGCTCTACTTGCTGCTTTTGTAATTATTCCAGCAATGGCTGTTGGAGGAGCTGAATTATCTTCTGGTGGACCTGGACTTATGTTTATTTATTTAATAAATATTATGAATAATATGGCTGGTGGAAGAATTATAGAAGTTATTTTCTATCTATGTGTACTTTTTGCAGGAGTAAGTTCAATCATTAATCTATATGAAGCTCCAGTTGCTTTTCTACAAGAAAAATTTAAAGCTAATCGTATTACAGCTACTGCAATTATTCATATTATAGGTTGTATAGTTGCTATCTGTATACAAGGTATAGTTTCTCAATGGATGGATGTTGTTTCTATATATATTTGTCCACTAGGAGCCTTACTTGCTGCTGTTATGTTTTTCTGGGTTGCAGGAAAAGAATTTGCAGAAGAAGCTGTTAACATGGGAGCAAACAAAAAAATTGGTAATTGGTTTTATCCAGCTGGAAAATACCTATATTGTCTTTTAGCTCTTGTTGCATTAATTGCTGGTGCTCTTCTTGGAGGAATTGGATAAAAAATTATATATAAGGTTGCATGTATGATATATGGTGAACTACTCACGACTAAAGCCACGAGTATTATAACACAATTCATAAAATAGGCTGTTGCAAATTTATGAATGAAATTTCACTTATTTTTTACTTTCATTTCAATAAGCTAATTTGCAACAGCTTCATTTTATAAGTTGTTTGTTAAATACATATTTTAATTTTCTTCAAAAAACAATTTAGTATCTTCTTTGTTCATATCTTCCTTAAGTATATATCTCTTTTTATAATCCTTAAATAATTTTAAAAAAGTTCCACTTAAAGTTAGTATAACACCTACATTAACGAATGTTGGAATTGCCGTTGTGAAATCAGCAAATACCCATACAGTTCCTCCTGGCATACCTATTGTTGTTGCCATAACAACCATTATAAAACCAGGTATGGGATAAAATATTTTATAAAATTTTAATATTGCTTCTTTTAATTTTGGTTTAGACTTCATCAAATGTCTCAAAATTATTTCATAATATGCATACCATCCTGATGAAGTTGTTACACCAAATAAGAAAATTCCTGTTGCAATAAATATTTTACTTGCTAAGCCCATACCTGTTTCAAAAGCACTTAAAGTTAATGTTGCTCCTGTTGCTCCACTTTGCCATACATTAGTAATAATTATTACAAGTGCTGTTAATGTACATACAATTATTGTGTCCACAAATACTTCAAATGCCCCCCATAGTCCTTGTTTTACTGGATGATCTGTTTGAGCAGAAGAATGTATCATTGGTGAACTACCCCAACCAGCTTCATTACTAAATACAGACCTCGCCATGCCAATTCTCATCACTTGATTAAATGCTGCTCCTGCAAATCCACCTACTGCTGCTGTTCCATTAAAAGCTCCTTTAAATACCAAAACTATTGTTTCTGGAAGATTTCCAATATTAATTGCAATTATATATAATGCTGCAACAATATAAAAAATACACATAAAAGGGACTATTTTTCCAGCTATTTTCCCTAATTTTTTTATACCACCTATGATAAGAATATAATTTACCAA
The sequence above is a segment of the Fusobacterium simiae genome. Coding sequences within it:
- a CDS encoding helix-turn-helix transcriptional regulator; translation: MKNELLNQYKILVNFLGKTLGPSFEIVLHEIKGEEIKMIAIANGEISNRTLEDSISSETLNILKNKSYHNEEGMVNHTVLLKNGKKVRSSSMFIKENQKIIGMLCINFDDSKFHEINCQILRIIHPDMFVKNYLSDVSYNVLLDENKNQNDEENSSDNIETLMEKIFYEVNLKFNYPLERLTKKERETIVEALYEKGLFNLKDAINFVAKKLFCSPTTIYRYVGKIEKK
- a CDS encoding tryptophanase, whose amino-acid sequence is MKEYLLNVPVPRSFSYVKRNIPEVTVEQRERALKATHYNEFAFPAGMLTVDMLSDSGTTAMTDQQWSAMFLGDEAYGRNKGYYVLLDAMRDCFERGDNQKKIINLVRTDCQDIEKMMNEMYLCEYEGGLFNGGAAQLERPNAFLMPQGRAAESILFEIVRKILAAREPGKVFTIPSNGHFDTTEGNIKQMGSVPRNLYNRELLYEIPKGGRYDKNPFKGDMDINKLQKLIDAVGVENIPMIYTTVTNNTICGQAVSMKSIRETAKIAHKYEIPFMLDAARWAENCYFIKMNEEGYRNKSIAEIAKEMFSYCDGFTASLKKDGHANMGGILAFRDKGYFWKKFSDFNEDGTVKTDVGILLKVKQISSYGNDSYGSMSGRDIMALAAGLYECCNFNYLQERVEQCNYLAEGFYKAGVKGVVLPAGGHGVYINMDEFFDGKRGHESFAGEGFSLELIRRYGIRVSELGDYSMEYDLKTPEQKAEVVNVVRFAINRSVYSQEHLDYVIAAVKALYEDRENIPNMRIVSGHNLPMRHFHAFLEPYPNEEK
- a CDS encoding sodium-dependent transporter, yielding MSAIEKRDGFTTKWGFILACIGSAVGMGNIWRFPVLVSELGGMTFLIPYFIFVILIGSTGVIEEFALGRAAGAGPVGAFGMCTEMRGNRNIGEKIGIIPILGSLSLAIGYSCVMGWVFKYAWMSINGSMYAMQSNMEVIGSTFGQTASAWGANFWIIIALIASFIIMSMGVSGGIEKANKIMMPILFILFVLLGIYIVFQPGSSNGYKYIFTVNFEGLLNPKIWIFAFGQAFFSLSVAGHGSVIYGSYLSKTEDIPNSARNVALFDTLAALLAAFVIIPAMAVGGAELSSGGPGLMFIYLINIMNNMAGGRIIEVIFYLCVLFAGVSSIINLYEAPVAFLQEKFKANRITATAIIHIIGCIVAICIQGIVSQWMDVVSIYICPLGALLAAVMFFWVAGKEFAEEAVNMGANKKIGNWFYPAGKYLYCLLALVALIAGALLGGIG
- a CDS encoding alanine/glycine:cation symporter family protein, with translation MLKYFEMFVNFLWGLPIIVIILGTGIYFTFKTGFFQVFYLKHIFSETILKTIKTGNKGEGNGKGLITPFDAVATAIGGTVGVGNIGGVATAIAIGGPGALFWLWIAAFLGMMLKMVEVTLGVYYREKDENGEIYGGPTYYMEKGLGKERGVKWWIVPAVIFGGGIFSTFFITVQNYTVSEAVSAAYGIKIIYASIIYILVNYILIIGGIKKLGKIAGKIVPFMCIFYIVAALYIIAINIGNLPETIVLVFKGAFNGTAAVGGFAGAAFNQVMRIGMARSVFSNEAGWGSSPMIHSSAQTDHPVKQGLWGAFEVFVDTIIVCTLTALVIIITNVWQSGATGATLTLSAFETGMGLASKIFIATGIFLFGVTTSSGWYAYYEIILRHLMKSKPKLKEAILKFYKIFYPIPGFIMVVMATTIGMPGGTVWVFADFTTAIPTFVNVGVILTLSGTFLKLFKDYKKRYILKEDMNKEDTKLFFEEN